Proteins from a single region of Desulfatiglans anilini DSM 4660:
- a CDS encoding PP2C family protein-serine/threonine phosphatase: MSRMAWAGKSDIGLKRRNNEDTFLISTELGFCLVADGIGGAAAGEVASRTFAETAGEIFQSAQPLSEKDVIQTVRETFKAANERVREHIRRNPAHLGMGCTAELLAFHPHGFVLGHLGDSRTYRLRDAQFTRLTSDHTLVQAQLEQGLITPEAARTHPMRHVILRAVSGEEAVELDLIRGKILPGDGFLLCSDGLTDMVDDARVHEILAAGGSVQTRVDRLVEEALAAGGRDNVTVVLCEVVG, from the coding sequence ATGAGCAGGATGGCATGGGCCGGCAAGTCGGATATCGGCCTGAAACGCCGGAACAACGAGGACACCTTCCTGATCTCCACCGAACTCGGCTTTTGCCTCGTGGCCGACGGCATCGGCGGCGCCGCGGCCGGCGAAGTCGCCAGCCGGACCTTTGCTGAAACAGCCGGTGAGATCTTCCAGAGCGCACAACCCCTCTCCGAAAAAGATGTCATTCAAACCGTCCGGGAGACCTTCAAGGCTGCCAACGAACGGGTGCGCGAGCACATCCGCCGGAACCCCGCCCATCTCGGCATGGGATGCACCGCCGAACTCCTCGCCTTCCACCCGCACGGGTTCGTCCTGGGGCATCTGGGAGACAGCAGGACCTACCGCCTCAGGGATGCTCAGTTCACAAGACTGACGAGCGATCACACCCTCGTGCAGGCGCAGCTGGAGCAGGGGCTTATCACCCCCGAGGCCGCGCGTACCCACCCGATGCGTCATGTGATCCTGCGTGCAGTGAGCGGGGAGGAGGCCGTGGAACTCGACCTGATTCGAGGGAAAATCCTGCCGGGGGATGGTTTCCTGCTGTGTTCGGACGGGTTGACCGACATGGTGGATGATGCCCGTGTCCACGAGATCCTGGCCGCAGGGGGCTCTGTACAGACCAGGGTGGACCGGCTGGTCGAGGAGGCGCTCGCGGCGGGGGGGAGGGACAACGTCACGGTGGTCCTCTGCGAGGTGGTGGGATGA
- a CDS encoding S1 family peptidase, which produces MNPGRGASAAPSAGAVKAARLPTFGADARTLRTLLAFGLFFLEVFFPGLTPRDLRAENGWQSYALPAAELEAVVTGWLERSGFEVGGATLAMGYRRLDARKGEEAWEIRLRPQSPLGSQLLAVFTRGGDPDPARAAALDRFVTEYLGGSTGPAAGVSNRDIPAAVLSRIESVVCIRVGEGAAQSQISGVVLDRGGLILCVAHALGRGDGVQVVFHDGRVLQGLPVRLEPHRDLSLVRVAGKAPPGVSPREGRRLVGMGERVYSIGCPLRLSGTVFQGTVNGPPRKVDGQPLWVVRMEIYPGSSGSPVFDVQGNLVGMVKGRYRGTDSVGFLIPLETILAFLNEG; this is translated from the coding sequence ATGAACCCGGGCCGCGGGGCTTCGGCAGCGCCCTCGGCCGGGGCGGTGAAGGCCGCACGGCTGCCGACCTTCGGAGCCGATGCCCGCACCCTCAGGACTCTTTTGGCGTTTGGCCTGTTTTTCCTGGAGGTGTTTTTCCCCGGGCTGACGCCACGGGATCTGCGTGCGGAGAATGGGTGGCAGTCATACGCCTTGCCGGCGGCGGAACTCGAAGCGGTCGTGACAGGATGGCTCGAGCGTTCGGGCTTCGAGGTCGGGGGGGCGACCCTCGCCATGGGGTACCGTCGCCTGGATGCCCGGAAGGGGGAGGAGGCATGGGAGATCCGGCTGCGCCCGCAGTCCCCCCTAGGTTCCCAGTTGCTGGCGGTTTTCACCCGGGGAGGTGATCCCGATCCGGCCCGGGCCGCGGCCCTTGACCGCTTCGTCACGGAATATCTGGGCGGTTCAACAGGACCGGCGGCAGGGGTTTCCAACAGGGATATCCCTGCTGCGGTGCTTTCGAGGATCGAATCCGTGGTGTGCATCCGGGTTGGGGAGGGGGCTGCGCAGAGCCAGATCTCGGGCGTGGTGCTCGACCGTGGAGGTCTGATCCTGTGCGTCGCGCACGCCCTGGGGCGGGGCGATGGCGTTCAGGTGGTTTTCCACGATGGAAGGGTTTTGCAGGGGCTTCCGGTCAGGCTGGAACCGCATCGGGATCTCAGCCTCGTCCGGGTCGCGGGGAAGGCACCGCCGGGGGTGTCGCCGCGCGAGGGGCGCCGCCTCGTCGGGATGGGCGAGCGGGTCTATTCCATCGGATGCCCCCTCAGACTCAGCGGGACGGTCTTTCAAGGAACGGTCAACGGCCCGCCGCGAAAGGTCGACGGTCAGCCCCTCTGGGTGGTTCGCATGGAGATTTATCCGGGCAGCAGCGGCAGCCCCGTCTTCGACGTCCAGGGCAACCTGGTCGGCATGGTCAAAGGCCGCTACCGGGGAACCGATTCGGTCGGTTTTCTGATTCCGCTCGAAACCATCCTTGCCTTTCTGAACGAGGGTTGA
- a CDS encoding serine/threonine-protein kinase yields MRYGRFEVQRELGRGSMGVVYLAYDPDLDRLVAVKVLREDRLVSEDFVERFLREARAMGRLSPHPHIVTVFDVGRDHGTVYIAMEYLEGEALSDLMRRRPFSLDEIVDLGVQVAETLDHAHRKGIVHRDIKPSNIIVMPGGAVKITDFGIAHIEDPSIQYRTQAGEILGTPVYMSPEQVIGQRVDGRSDLYSLGVILYELAVGVRPFRGENLAAIFRAITQDEPVDPVAENPAVPAVLGTLILRALQKPAEARFQTGAEMAAALEAGLKALVPPPVPPVEPPVFAASTPPSVRAPSEVTVREGSGGAVQRKGIGRPTPLLIVLVALVLGAAGALGYHFLKQEPVPQEKQGVVEQTPSVEETTPEQVPPQARLVVESFPEGAQVFVDQSYRGETPLGLDLPAGTYEVLVEKKGFHAWEAQLTLAEARETPLSVRLLPEEEGQP; encoded by the coding sequence ATGCGATACGGGCGCTTCGAGGTCCAGCGGGAACTGGGGCGGGGTTCGATGGGGGTGGTTTACCTGGCCTATGATCCCGATCTCGATCGGCTGGTGGCTGTGAAGGTCCTGCGCGAGGACCGGCTGGTCAGCGAGGATTTCGTGGAGCGCTTCCTCCGCGAGGCCCGGGCCATGGGGCGGCTGTCGCCGCACCCCCATATCGTGACGGTCTTCGATGTGGGGCGGGACCACGGCACGGTCTATATCGCGATGGAGTACCTCGAGGGCGAGGCCCTGAGCGATCTGATGCGCCGGCGCCCCTTCTCCCTGGACGAGATCGTGGACCTGGGGGTCCAGGTGGCCGAGACGCTCGATCATGCCCATCGCAAAGGAATCGTACACCGGGACATCAAACCCTCCAACATCATCGTCATGCCGGGGGGGGCCGTCAAGATCACCGATTTCGGCATCGCCCACATCGAGGACCCTTCCATTCAGTATCGGACCCAGGCAGGCGAGATCCTCGGCACCCCTGTCTACATGTCCCCGGAGCAGGTCATCGGGCAGAGGGTCGACGGCCGCTCCGACCTCTATTCCCTGGGCGTCATCCTCTATGAACTCGCGGTGGGGGTCCGGCCTTTCAGGGGGGAGAACCTGGCCGCCATCTTCAGGGCGATTACGCAGGACGAGCCCGTGGACCCCGTTGCCGAGAACCCGGCGGTCCCTGCGGTGCTGGGGACGCTCATCCTGCGGGCCCTGCAGAAACCGGCCGAAGCGCGGTTCCAGACCGGCGCGGAGATGGCGGCCGCCCTCGAGGCAGGCCTGAAGGCTCTGGTCCCGCCGCCTGTTCCCCCTGTCGAACCTCCGGTGTTTGCGGCTTCCACCCCGCCTTCCGTCCGTGCGCCTTCCGAGGTTACGGTTCGGGAAGGTTCCGGCGGGGCGGTGCAGCGCAAAGGGATAGGGCGCCCGACGCCGCTTCTGATCGTGCTGGTCGCCCTGGTTCTCGGTGCAGCGGGGGCCCTGGGGTATCATTTTCTCAAACAGGAACCGGTTCCTCAAGAGAAGCAGGGGGTCGTCGAGCAGACCCCTTCGGTCGAGGAGACGACCCCTGAACAGGTGCCGCCCCAGGCGCGCCTTGTGGTGGAAAGCTTCCCGGAAGGGGCCCAGGTCTTCGTCGATCAATCCTATCGGGGAGAGACCCCTCTCGGTCTCGATCTCCCGGCGGGGACCTACGAGGTCCTCGTCGAGAAGAAGGGCTTCCACGCCTGGGAGGCCCAGTTGACGCTCGCCGAGGCGCGAGAGACTCCGCTCTCCGTGCGGCTCCTGCCGGAGGAAGAAGGACAACCTTGA
- a CDS encoding tetratricopeptide repeat protein — MQLKTGWIVSLAALVVLMGGGLAAVPAQIPPGKRAPSFALKSVEGASHALDAVKDHPMVILYFFDVESRPSQEGLLTLDRLTRQHREARLTVWGITLSPAQKVAEFAAGRGLGFPLLPDTSGVSDLYHARVVLPTVYILGPQLKVLDYFQGGGRTTEVMLTRLAERTLQARQPALARALGGEAGAKDPANTDARVVQGYAALKEGKLEEAAETFDGLAQKTGRAGAVGKEGLAAVYARQGQAEKALQLADEVTQKAPGRAYPHVIKGDVLYSQGRHAEAEKEYQEATRKEEAPPFQRAVAHNRLGRLNAAQARYPQARELYDQAVELDPYYVEATANKGVTYEREGQWGKALEAYKGALTLDQSDVFTAVLARKAQERLDLERDAARSRRVDALVKELAERYRQQKAAPVEEVDAWTSRPMVLSFVDMQERGGLADRDGFPIVLAEGLTEQLNRSGRVRVIERVLIERVLEELNLGSSELADPETASRLGRIMAVKLIGTGTLNHLPGASLLNLRLIDTETTAIPRILTAEVQPGPAFQKTFFQLSRQILETVMEKYPLRGYVVEAAGDEVMINLGAQQGVVLGTRFAAVEEQPPVEYKGRLLQRAQRTIGELEVTRIEPDLAYARVLEQDRPLKTDDKVQETGGPARETR; from the coding sequence ATGCAATTGAAAACAGGATGGATCGTTTCCCTCGCGGCCCTGGTGGTGCTGATGGGGGGCGGCCTTGCCGCTGTCCCGGCCCAGATTCCCCCCGGGAAAAGGGCCCCGAGCTTTGCCCTAAAAAGCGTCGAGGGCGCCTCACATGCGCTCGATGCCGTAAAGGACCACCCGATGGTGATCCTCTATTTTTTCGATGTGGAGTCCCGCCCCAGCCAGGAAGGTCTTCTGACCCTGGATCGCCTGACCAGGCAGCACCGGGAGGCCCGGTTGACGGTCTGGGGCATCACGCTTTCCCCCGCACAGAAGGTGGCTGAATTCGCGGCGGGCCGAGGCCTCGGATTTCCGCTCCTGCCGGACACCTCCGGCGTAAGCGACCTTTACCACGCGCGTGTGGTGCTGCCGACGGTCTACATCCTCGGCCCGCAGCTGAAGGTCCTCGACTATTTCCAGGGCGGCGGCCGGACCACCGAGGTCATGCTGACCCGCCTGGCCGAACGCACCCTGCAGGCCAGACAGCCGGCGCTTGCCCGGGCCCTCGGGGGGGAGGCCGGTGCGAAAGACCCCGCGAATACCGATGCCCGCGTGGTCCAGGGGTATGCCGCACTGAAGGAGGGCAAACTGGAGGAGGCGGCCGAGACCTTCGACGGCCTGGCGCAGAAGACGGGTCGAGCCGGGGCGGTCGGGAAGGAAGGGCTTGCGGCGGTGTATGCACGGCAGGGCCAGGCGGAAAAGGCATTGCAGCTGGCCGACGAAGTGACGCAGAAGGCGCCCGGACGGGCCTATCCGCATGTCATCAAGGGAGATGTCCTCTACAGCCAGGGAAGGCATGCCGAGGCCGAGAAGGAATACCAGGAGGCCACCCGCAAGGAGGAGGCCCCGCCCTTCCAGCGGGCGGTCGCCCACAACCGTCTCGGGCGTCTCAATGCCGCCCAGGCGCGCTATCCTCAGGCGCGGGAGCTTTACGACCAAGCGGTGGAACTCGACCCTTACTATGTCGAGGCCACGGCCAACAAGGGCGTCACGTATGAGCGGGAGGGGCAATGGGGCAAGGCCCTGGAGGCTTATAAGGGAGCCCTCACGCTCGACCAGAGCGATGTCTTTACCGCGGTGCTGGCGCGAAAGGCCCAGGAGCGCCTCGATCTCGAGCGGGATGCCGCACGCAGCCGGCGGGTGGATGCGCTCGTGAAGGAACTGGCCGAACGATATCGTCAACAGAAGGCTGCACCCGTCGAGGAGGTCGATGCATGGACCTCCCGTCCGATGGTCCTGAGTTTCGTGGATATGCAGGAAAGGGGCGGGCTGGCCGATCGCGACGGTTTTCCGATCGTCCTCGCCGAAGGGCTGACCGAGCAGCTCAACCGTTCGGGCCGCGTCAGGGTGATCGAGCGGGTTCTGATCGAGCGGGTCCTCGAGGAACTGAACCTGGGCTCGTCCGAGCTGGCCGACCCGGAAACCGCATCGCGCCTGGGGCGCATCATGGCGGTCAAGCTCATCGGCACCGGGACGTTGAACCACCTTCCCGGTGCTTCGCTCCTCAACCTGCGCCTGATCGACACGGAGACCACCGCCATCCCCCGGATCCTCACCGCCGAGGTCCAGCCCGGTCCGGCCTTCCAAAAGACCTTTTTTCAGCTGAGCCGGCAGATCCTCGAGACCGTCATGGAGAAATACCCGCTGCGCGGCTATGTGGTCGAGGCCGCCGGTGACGAGGTGATGATCAACCTCGGAGCGCAGCAGGGCGTGGTCCTCGGGACGCGCTTCGCCGCCGTCGAGGAGCAGCCCCCGGTCGAATACAAGGGCAGGCTCCTCCAACGCGCGCAGCGGACCATAGGCGAACTCGAGGTGACCCGGATCGAGCCGGACCTCGCCTACGCCCGGGTCCTCGAACAGGATCGGCCGCTCAAGACCGACGACAAGGTGCAGGAAACGGGAGGGCCTGCACGTGAGACTCGTTAG